CCAGTTTACCGCCGTAGCGCTGAAAATAACGGCGGTCGATGTCTGTCTTCACGGCGATGGTCGATTGCTGCGCATCGATCGCATAGGCGCTGGTGTCGTAGTTAGCGCCATCGGGCATCACGATCCGATCGAACTGAATGACGAGCGCGCTCTGCGTCTTGTTCACCTCAAAGGCGCCAATGGCGCGTGCGCCATCAAGGGGGCCATTGATGATCTCGGCGATCACAGGTCCGGGCGTATCGGAATCGGAAGCGTTCTGGATACGCGCCATGACCGTATCGCCGGCGACTGCATAGGTTTGGACCGGCGAAGAACCGGACGCCTGCAAAGAACCGTTGCCACCGCCCTGTCCGTTGCTGGCTGTGAGCTGTTCGGGCGGCGTATACAGATCCTGTTCAACGACAACTGTTGCCTGCGAGGCCACAGGCTGCCAGGACTGAAGCAATCCTTGCTGTTGCGCGCTCATGGCGCTCGCAAGCTGATCAATGCGTCGATAGTCAGTTTGCGGTTTGGGTGGCGGCCGGCGATCGGCGGTTCGGTATTCAACAGGTTGGGCGCGACGCTCGATTACATTGGCGGGCGCGACTGGCCGCTTTACCGGCGGCGGCTCTTTCTTTTGCCCGATCGTATCAATCGAACGCATGGCTTCGTCAGGTGTCGCGATGAAGCTCTCGTCGTTTTCAAAAGCTGTTTCAGCACCGACCTCGTTCGACTGATCGAGCGTATTCTGGTAGCGCTCTGAACGTCCTTGCTGTTCGCCACCGGGCGTACTGTCGACATTCGGCGGGCGCGCAACGCTCGACGATGGAACGGGCGAAGACGAATAGCTCTGCCACAATACGAAACCAAGACTGACCGCGATTACCAGAATACCACCGTAGACAATACGATTGTTGCGCTGTGCGCTCCGATCGATCGTGGAACGCCGTTCATCATTCATGGGCGATTCTGTCTCGACTTCCGGCGCAGCCTGCTGCGTTTCGCCGGAATCGGGGTTTCTGTGGTTCTCGTCAGGTCGGTTTTCTGAATCGGTCATTGGAAGATTCTCACTTTCTTGACAGAGCCATCGGACGAGATGAGTGCAACTGGCGTAGGTTTGAGCTTGTAGGCGTGAACCGAGCCGGGACCGGTCAAGCTTTCAGTCCAGGATGGTGAAAGCAGCGTGCTGGTCGTGCGGATGTAGAGATCCTTTCCGTTTCGCCACGCCGATACGGACGGCTCGTCCGTGGAAAGCCTCGTGGCGCTTTGTGGAATGCCAGCACCTTGGACGAACGCCATCATCACCTTGTTGGAGGCGCGGCTCGGCGGTGCGCTTACGGCCGTGGAAACATGCGCGTTCGGGCCAAGACCGTCGACCTGATAGTCGCGCCGATATTGCGTGACCTTCTCGTTTGTTTCGACGTCTATGATTAACGGCCGGTCCTCACCGACCAGAGAAACGGTCAGATTTGTAAAGGCATGCGGAAGAAGCGGGGTAATCATGAGCTGATTGCTACCCTCCTGCATCGCATAGACCTGAAACGCATTGGGGCGACCGACGCCATAGCTGGCAATGGGCCAAGCCTTTCCAGTGCGGTCAAAGAAGGCGAGGTTGGAGATCGTTCCGGGCGAGGTTTTGATGGCGGTGGTTTGGGCGGACGCCTCAAGCGAAACCTGGACCTGATCAGAGATCGCCTTCGGCCGAAAGCCGGTCGCGGGTTGAGCTGCGGCCTTCTGGCTTTCATTCACCCGACGCTTGTAGTTACGGATCAACTCGGGGGTCATCGGCATTTGAGATTGAACCGCCGCGCCGAAAGCCGTGATTTCTTCCGGTGACAGCGGACGGTCCAACTCATCCAGCGACTTCAGCAAATGGTCAGACCCAATGACAGGAAACTCGCTCTCAGTCTCCTCGTATTGAGGTTGGTCGGCTTGCCGCTGATTGATTTGTTCGGCGCGCTGTGTGCCTTGTGCAGCCGCTTGGGCAAGCCCGCTCGGCGCATCCTGCGCGAATGCAGGGACAGTGGTCGCTAGGAGAACGCATAGAAGGGCACCTGAAGTACGCATTTTCATTAGGTGCCTCCACGCGCTGCGATAAAGCGGTTGATCGCGACGGCTTCAGGGGTCTGATAGGTTTCCATCCGATTGATGGTAACTGTCACAAGAAGATCCTGCCCGGACACTTCGCTCGCGGATTCATAGGTGATGCGGAGCGGGATCTGCACGATCCACTGATAGACGCCACGGGCGTTTGGCCCCTGCGACAGGATCACCGCGTCTTGTGCAACCGCCGTTGTGTTCAGCCTACGCTCCTTCACCATTTCGAGCTGACCGCTCTTGTCCAGAGCGTCGATGAACGAATTCCATCCAGCGGGCTGGGTAAAATACTTCTGCACAGCGGTGAGGTCGGCGCGATAGTTGGTAAACGAGTAGGTCAACGCGGCGG
This DNA window, taken from Martelella sp. NC20, encodes the following:
- a CDS encoding type IVB secretion system apparatus protein IcmL/DotI, which translates into the protein MSEQSYGALETVMKRTQTYRTAFRVMSMISGALLVTTVVSVGAAAYLATHRPEPRYFATTTNGQILPLVALDKPHLNANEVANFATQAVTAALTYSFTNYRADLTAVQKYFTQPAGWNSFIDALDKSGQLEMVKERRLNTTAVAQDAVILSQGPNARGVYQWIVQIPLRITYESASEVSGQDLLVTVTINRMETYQTPEAVAINRFIAARGGT
- a CDS encoding DotH/IcmK family type IV secretion protein, encoding MKMRTSGALLCVLLATTVPAFAQDAPSGLAQAAAQGTQRAEQINQRQADQPQYEETESEFPVIGSDHLLKSLDELDRPLSPEEITAFGAAVQSQMPMTPELIRNYKRRVNESQKAAAQPATGFRPKAISDQVQVSLEASAQTTAIKTSPGTISNLAFFDRTGKAWPIASYGVGRPNAFQVYAMQEGSNQLMITPLLPHAFTNLTVSLVGEDRPLIIDVETNEKVTQYRRDYQVDGLGPNAHVSTAVSAPPSRASNKVMMAFVQGAGIPQSATRLSTDEPSVSAWRNGKDLYIRTTSTLLSPSWTESLTGPGSVHAYKLKPTPVALISSDGSVKKVRIFQ
- a CDS encoding DotG/IcmE/VirB10 family protein, translating into MTDSENRPDENHRNPDSGETQQAAPEVETESPMNDERRSTIDRSAQRNNRIVYGGILVIAVSLGFVLWQSYSSSPVPSSSVARPPNVDSTPGGEQQGRSERYQNTLDQSNEVGAETAFENDESFIATPDEAMRSIDTIGQKKEPPPVKRPVAPANVIERRAQPVEYRTADRRPPPKPQTDYRRIDQLASAMSAQQQGLLQSWQPVASQATVVVEQDLYTPPEQLTASNGQGGGNGSLQASGSSPVQTYAVAGDTVMARIQNASDSDTPGPVIAEIINGPLDGARAIGAFEVNKTQSALVIQFDRIVMPDGANYDTSAYAIDAQQSTIAVKTDIDRRYFQRYGGKLAAAFISGLSSSLSQPQQQYVGISDNIGSIITDKPTVNESVYAGFAAAGEAVSSDLNNNAPSGPLVKVRAGQMIGILFLENVGVAN